Proteins encoded within one genomic window of Manis pentadactyla isolate mManPen7 chromosome 4, mManPen7.hap1, whole genome shotgun sequence:
- the LOC118919961 gene encoding uncharacterized protein LOC118919961, whose product MALPLTTFSGLRTEMSMQETNRYSRSQLEKGKQDLRDLTEKFLTSKATADSLANQLLKYTCETAVALKSDGRYRAEGAGKNALRFLAEVRAPNEYLRSRSEAQRRRTSLRGFHGVMNLWLPRLHWPLTRCYPDFGTRLQGGSSFRPPLRQTAGSRTGDPSLRAGRGDQRSLTGAGSGSSGDQGDATRSSSGSRTLAAPAPCRPDSAPPRRRLSSDPWGRRFSFARCYKGLTNTGAFLEAHFGEHEQGRGAGLGERKKIVPGGKGTGKRGGRQRRREDLGCGRQRRCWATHRGCGFLRCLWATAAPLPGALPPFPDPPGNPVPPQVAELLARHLV is encoded by the exons ATGGCGCTACCTCTCACCACTTTCTCTGGTCTTAGGACAGAAATGAGCATGCAGGAAACCAACCGGTACTCGCGCTCTCAGCTGGAAAAAGGCAAACAGGACCTCCGAGATCTCACAGAGAAATTCCTCACATCCAAAGCTACAGCTGACTCCCTGGCCAACCAGCTGCTGAAATACA CGTGCGAGACGGCAGTGGCTTTGAAGAGTGATGGACGCTACAGGGCCGAGGGAGCTGGAAA AAACGCCCTGAGATTCTTGGCGGAAGTGCGGGCGCCCAACGAGTACTTGCGCAGCCGCAGTGAGGCCCAGCGGAGGCGGACGTCCTTACGTGGGTTCCATGGTGTAATG AACCTCTGGCTCCCGCGTCTCCATTGGCCACTAACGCGCTGTTACCCTGACTTCGGGACTCGGCTCCAGGGAGGGTCATCCTTTCGCCCCCCACTTCGGCAGACAGCAGGAAGCCGCACCGGGGACCCTAGCCTCCGGGCAGGTCGTGGAGACCAGCGGTCCCTGACGGGCGCGGGGTCAGGCTCCTCCGGGGACCAAGGCGACGCGACGCGGAGCAGCTCCGGGTCCCGGACCCTCGCGGCTCCCGCTCCGTGCCGCCCCGACTCCGCTCCCCCGAGAAGACGCCTTAGCTCTGACCCGTGGGGACGCCGGTTCTCTTTCGCTCG CTGTTACAAAGGCCTGACAAACACAGGGGCCTTTTTGGAGGCTCACTTCGGAGAACACGAACAAGGGAGAGGTGCGGGGCTGGGCGAGCGGAAGAAAATAGTCCCGGGAGGGAAGGGGACAGGAAAGCGCGGAGGACGACAAAGAAGGAGGGAGGACCTGGGGTGCGGAAGGCAGAGGCGCTGCTGGGCCACCCACCGCGGCTGCGGTTTTCTTCGCTGCCTTTGGGCGACCGCAGCTCCTCTCCCGGGAGCGCTCCCACCCTTTCCTGACCCGCCCGGGAACCCGGTGCCTCCCCAAGTCGCAGAGCTGCTTGCCCGGCACCTGGTCTGA